The Flavobacterium commune genome contains a region encoding:
- a CDS encoding FAD:protein FMN transferase, with amino-acid sequence MKTKSLTIISFFTFLLFGFSCHSQVLRKRSTMLMGGRFDINIVAQDSLSAEQNIDVIIAEIARIEHLISDWKPTSQVSEVNQNAGIRPVKVDKELFELTKRALHFSEITNGAFDISFAAMDRIWKFDGSMTEMPTPEAIKKSVEKVGYKNIILDSINSTIFLKLKGMKIGFGALGEGYATHKCQQMMLAKGIQSGIVNATGDMSVWGTQPDGKPWNIGITNPFDPSQILATISLKQGAVTTSGSYEKFVVFNEKRYSHIINPTTGYPATGLCSVSVFGPNAETANGFSTSAMVLGKKKAVKLLDQYPDYYFILITDSGKMIKSKNFPKHLLKRYK; translated from the coding sequence ATGAAAACCAAATCCTTAACAATTATAAGCTTCTTTACTTTTTTGCTATTTGGTTTTTCTTGTCATTCGCAAGTGTTACGAAAAAGATCGACAATGCTCATGGGAGGTCGTTTTGATATTAATATTGTAGCTCAGGATTCTCTTTCTGCCGAACAAAATATTGATGTCATCATTGCCGAAATTGCCCGTATCGAACACCTCATCTCCGACTGGAAACCTACTTCACAAGTTTCAGAAGTCAATCAAAATGCAGGGATTCGTCCTGTAAAAGTGGACAAAGAACTTTTTGAATTAACCAAAAGAGCTTTACACTTTTCTGAAATTACCAATGGCGCTTTTGATATTAGTTTTGCCGCCATGGATCGTATTTGGAAATTTGACGGTTCCATGACCGAAATGCCAACTCCCGAAGCGATTAAAAAATCAGTTGAAAAAGTAGGTTATAAAAACATAATCCTAGACAGTATCAATTCGACTATTTTCTTAAAATTAAAAGGAATGAAAATTGGATTCGGTGCACTTGGCGAAGGTTATGCCACCCACAAATGCCAACAAATGATGCTTGCCAAAGGAATCCAATCCGGAATTGTAAATGCCACAGGCGACATGAGCGTTTGGGGAACACAGCCTGACGGAAAACCTTGGAATATTGGCATCACAAATCCTTTTGATCCAAGCCAAATTTTAGCTACAATTTCCCTGAAACAAGGAGCTGTCACTACTTCTGGCTCTTACGAAAAGTTTGTTGTTTTTAACGAAAAACGTTATTCTCATATTATTAATCCAACTACAGGTTATCCCGCAACGGGATTGTGTAGCGTAAGCGTTTTTGGTCCTAATGCTGAAACTGCTAATGGTTTTAGTACCTCGGCTATGGTTTTAGGTAAAAAAAAAGCTGTAAAACTACTAGATCAGTATCCTGATTATTATTTTATTCTAATTACCGATTCAGGGAAAATGATAAAATCTAAAAACTTCCCTAAGCATTTATTAAAAAGGTATAAATAA